The following nucleotide sequence is from Candidatus Poribacteria bacterium.
CATGCCCACCATCTAAGAGGCACTGGATATAATCAATCCACAGACCTGAAAGCACTCTGTATTGGTTGCCATGCGGAACAACCCAGACATCACATGAAACATTTGCCGGATTATCTGGAATTCATGGAGTTATACGGGGATATCTGGAAACAATTACAGCGACTGGTAGAGCCGCTGTTCCGGAAATCGTCGTAGATTCTTCTTAGAAAAAAATGACGGGAAGATAGAAATGAAACTACGCTTTTGCGAGTCCGAAATCAACCACTGGGCACACCGATACACGGAGCGCCAGGAAGAAGAAAACCGCATGAGAGAACAGTACCTGATTGACCTCAGATGCGACGTTCTGGATCGCGGCTACCTTACGAAACAAGAATTGCATATAATCTCACGTTGGAAATCACCCAGACGTGCAGCCCTTACCTTAGGGAATACCGACGACTTCATAAAAGAGATCACGGAAGAGGCGTTCACAGCCACAGACAACTGGACGAAATTGCTAACGTTGACTCAGGTACAAGGTATCGGGCAGCCGACAGCTTCTGCAATCCTACACCTCTACGATCAAGGAGATTACCCCATCCTTGATATACACGCACTTTGGTCTGTCGGACGACCGTGGAAAAAAAGAACCTCGTATCCGTTCTGGTTAGAATACATTCAGTTTTGCTGCGACATCGCGGACCGGAACAACGTTTCAATGCGAGAACTTGATAGAGCGTTGTGGAAGTATTCAGCCGACTACGGTAGACAGGGGTTTCCGCGGTAACATAGTAATTTCTCTACGCTAAGCATAGGAGGCTTCTTATGCAACAACGTATTATAGATCCACCTGAAGACCAATGGAACAGACTGCCAACGCCGCTTACACCGGGCGAACGCGAAGTCTTTGAACTGTTTAAAGAGGTGCTTCCTCTTGAATGGGAAATGTACATACAGCCTCATCTCAATGGATTAAGGCCTGACCTTGTACTCCTCAATCCGTATGCCGGAATAGCTGTATTTGAAATTAAGGATTGGAGTTTAAATACCCTCCAATATTCAATTAGATATAATTGGAAAACCCAAAGTCCTATCAACCAGATAAAACTTTATGAAGAGGAAATATTCAATCTTTATTGTCCACGCCTTGATGACCGTTATGGAAAGGCGGTAATTAGTGCTGGACTCATTTTTACGCGGATACCTCAGGCAGAAGTTGATCGCCTGTTGAACCCTTTCCGAGATGGAAGTATGAGAAAATACCAAGAGCGATATCCGCTCTCAGGTTCAAAACATGTTGCACAAAGCAATGTTGATGCTCTGTTTCCAGAGTACAAAAAGTGGGGCAAGCAAAGGCAATCTCGTACTATGTCAGAGAATACTGCAAACGATCTTCGAGGATGGCTCAAAGAACCTGCTTTCAGTAAAGAACAACGGGAACCACTTGGATTGAATGATCGCCAGTTCAGGATCGCGACGGAGCCTACACAGGGGCGTTATCGTAAAGTTAGAGGGCCTGCTGGATCAGGTAAAAGTCAAGCTCTCGCTGCTCGCGCAGCTGTGCTTGCTAGCGAAGGCAAGCGAGTGCTTGTGTGCACGTTCAACATTACACTAATGAATTATCTTCGAGATATAGTGGCTCGACATGCGCGTGAACTCGCGACGCAATCAGGTGAAAGTCCAAGATTTATCAGACAACAGGTTGAATTTCGTCACTTTCATGGTTGGTGTAAGCGAATCTGTACGCTCTCGGGACGTGAAAATGATTATTTTCAACTTTGGAGACGATTCTCTGAAGAAGCGGTGCTGGACGAGCAGATGGCAAAACTGGTATTGCAAATCTATGCTGATCCATCAGTTCTTGATGTCCTACCGATCTACGACGCTATTCTGGTTGACGAAGGACAGGACTACAACAAAGACTGGTGGCAAACACTGCGAGCAGCGGTTGAACCAGATGGAGAAATGCTTCTCGTTGCAGACAAGACACAGAATATATATGGAACTGACGTGACTTGGCTAGATGGCTCATTAAGGGGAACAGGAATTAGTTCTAGCTGGTATAATTTAGAAACAAGTTACCGACTGCCTCCCGAAATCGTCCCTATTTTGGAGGATTTTGCTAACCATTTCCTTGTGCCTTCCGGTGTAGAAGTTGACATTCCTAAACAAGTAGAGCTAGGTTTCAATCCACCGATTGAGTTGCGGTGGGTGCAAGTATCTTCTGTAAGTTCAATAGCAGAAATCTGTTTTGTGGAAGCCCGTGAGCAAATGAAATGCTTGGGGAATGATACTGCAATTCCTGATATTATTTTTCTTACACCGAGGAATGATACAGGCATTGTGTTCGTCGAGAAGTGTGAAGAAAAGAGGGTCCGTGTTCTCTCCACATTCGGTCAAAAGGATCAGGAACTTGACCCATTGAGGCAAAGGGATAGAAAATTACACAAGTATGAGAATTCCCGTCGTAAAAAATTGGCATTTTTTCTGGGGGATGCTAGAATTAAAGCGACAACGCTACATAGTTTTAAAGGTTAGGAAGGTAGGCACCTGATCCTGTATGTCAGCCGTGCTGTGAGTGCCGAGGATCGTGCCTTATTCTATACAGCTCTTACTCGCCTGAAGAAACACCCTAACGGTAGTATGCTTACTGTTGTTTCGTCTTGCCCTCAGCTCTATAACTTTGGTAAAAGAAACTTTTCTCCGAATTTTTTCATCCGTTAGAAATAGAACCTATATCAAATGTACTGCCATCAGAAATTCGGGCCACTCTCTAAATCAAAATGATGAGTGCGTTTCAACGAATAATGGTAGAATGTAAGTTCAATTCTTACTCGGTTGAACCTAACAACCGCATATCCTACTCTAACTGTGTTGCTGGAAACAGCAAGATAGGAAGCAAAAGGAAATGGCACATGTCTGCGGACATAGGCGAAACTCATAAGAGTGTAGTGCATACGCTTATTTAGACTACAATTTCGCAAAGTTAAGATAAGTTTTTTCGTTGAAATTCCATAGGCGTCAAATATCCTAACGCCGAATGTGGGCGTTTCTGATTATAGATGTCTGTGATAAAATGCCCGATATGTTCTCTCGCTTCGTGGATGTCGTGATAGTCGTTGAGATGAACTTCTTCTTCCTTAAGGGTGCGGATGAGTCTTTCAGCATATCCGTTCTCCCCAGGGCGTCCGCGCTGTGCCACGGAAATCTCAACACCATACAGGCGGAGGATTTCAGAACATTCTTTGAAGAAAATTCTCGTTGGTTTACGAATAAACCAACCACTACGGTTTGTAAGGGCCGTGGGGTCTCAGTCTATACAGAGTTACAAGACATCAAGCGACTCAAAGGTAGATATAAGCGGAAATTCGGTAAACATAAAATAGCTGAAGGTGAACTTGATACAAAGTTTGGCATGATTCAAAATACACCGTCAAAGGAAGTATCCCATCATACTTGGTGGGTGCCTGTTAGCGCAGAGCCTTGGACCGTTTTTAACATAATAGGTGAATCAAAAGAACAATCATTCAGAAAGGACACGGAAGATGGCTGATATACTCAATATTCCAGATTTAGGCAGACTTGAAATCATAGAAATCTACGATTACTACGACCAACCTATCCTTTTTGCCTGTAAAAATGCTGTAGGTCATCTTCACCTTGTCGTTGCTGCGGATGAAAATGACCAACACGAAACTTGGCTTTACGTCAGAGTTTCTGCTGAACGCCTCAACCTCATCCGATCCGGTGCCATTGATCTTCACGATGCATTCGCTGATCCTGAAGATGGCCGCTTATTTCAGGTAAAGTTTCCTTATGACAATTCAACTTCCCCCCAGATTGAATACCTTGAATCAAATCAGATCCCCGAAGATATGCTTCCAACTCTGGGTGAATGTCTTGATCTTGAAACTGAAACGCTCACGATGGTTCGCACAACTGAACCAATGCCAAAACATAACCCAACCGTAACGATGAAGAACAGAGACCTGGTGAACTGAACAAATCTGATTGGCTAAAATTGTTAAAAGATACAGATTAAATAGGACTATAGACATACCGCATATACTATTATTTTCCCGTTTTTGCCGTCTAATTCTCGTTTTATTGAACTCCATTATCGTGGAGGTGGCAGCATTGATATGTTCAGAATCTTCTCTATATTAATGGCAAGTTTTCTTGTTGTTTACAGCAACGGCTGTGATGCTGAGGAAGTAGAAGTCGAAAAAGAGATGCCCGTAAATCTGGTGAGCGTAATTCCGTCACCCGGTTTGGATAACGAAATTGAGCCAAATGCTACCATCACGCTTAGTTTTGATGGCACACCGACCGATGTTACATCGACTGCCGGTAAGGTTACTATTTCGGACAAAACAGTCTTGATTGATGGACCCTTCACGCCGGGTCCTCTTGAAATTACGGTCACATGGGCAGATGGTACTCAGAAGTTGAACTACACTGTATTTGTTCCCGCTGTCCCCCAAGGCATGGTGCTAATTCCTGCTGGAGAATTTCAAATGGGCAGCAACGACGCAAAGGCGAATGTAGATGAACAACCCGTGCATACTGTCTATGTTGACGCTTTTTATATGGATGAGACGGAAGTCACCAATGCCGAATATCAAAAGTTTGTCCTTGAAAATCCGGACTGGCAAAAAGGGCGTGTTCTGATTAAGTTCCAAAACCTTCCCGTTAGATTCCAAGACACACTTTATCTTAAACTTTGGGATGGCAATGATTACCCAAGCGATAAAGGCGACCATCCCGTGACGTATATCAACTGGTATGCGGCGGTTGCCTATGCTAAATGGGCAGGCAAACGTTTGCCGACAGAGGCGGAATGGGAACGAGCCGCACGAGGCGGGTTAGTCGGTAAAAAGTATCCACATGGCGATACCCTGACGCTCACGGATGCTAACTACCTTGAAGGAGGATTTGACACGGCACTTGGCACAACACCTGTAGGGACCTATCCACCCAATGCTTACGGATTGTACGATATGGCAGGGAACGTTTGGGAATGGTGTCTTGATAAGTATGATGCCGAGTTTTATGCTTCGCTGCCGAACAACGCGACGGCTCAAAATCCGTTCTCTGACGAAAATACTGTGGAGTGGGTCATGAATAATTTCGAGGACGTGTTCGCACCTCGAGTATGGCGGGGTGGTTCATGGCGCCATCCAGCATTGCTCGTGCGAGGCACCTATCGCGGCTGGATCGCACCATCGCTTCCGATCGTAGCCGGCTTCAGTGGATTTCGATGCGTCAAGGATCTCCCAAGATAAAACACCACCGCTTTCAACACGTTCTTCACCCCCGCGCTATTCAGCGATTTTCAAATTAGATTTCTTTGGGGGCGTGGTGGCTGGTTCCGCCGGTATGGGAATTCGTATCGGAAATTTGAGAGTGTAAGCGGAAACGGGAGTCGGAAACTATTTATGACCGACTTGATAGTACGTCGGCTATACATTAATCGTCAGCGATGCCTGCAGTGATCTCGAAACGTCCTTTATTTATCCAAATGCTTTCAATGTAGAGTGTGAAGGTATAAACCTGATTATTATGGTATTTTTGAAGGTTTATAGCACCGAAGGGACCCATATCATCTATAACCCAGAAAACCACATTTCTATTATGAGTGGAAAGTGTCAGCCTACCGTCTTTAAGCATTAACAATTCAAGATATGCATCTGTATCACCCATATCTGCCGGATAGCCTTCCACCTCATGTAGTATATCAAGTGAAACGGTCGCTTGAAGACGCACTGTTTTCCCAACGTAGTTTCCACTACCTGCGGATACATCGGCAACAACCTCTTCGAGTGTCGTGTTGACGACTTCAATATCAGCTTGTTCGATGTGCTCAGGGACATCAGCCCAGATAGTAAAGAAACGCGTTCCTCTTGCGGTTGTGTTTTCGGAAATGTCTTGTATAGAAAGTATAAAGGTGTAAGTTGTGTGCGGGCGGATATGCGCCAGATCACTTTTCATGTACGCAAAATAATAATTACCCATATCCAGCGCAGCATCAAATTCTGAGTCCTCAATAAAAAAACGAACTTTATCATTATGTGTGAACAATTCTATCGCGGGATTAAGCGTTAAAGCAGTGAATTGACCAGCGATTCTGCCAGCCGCGGTAATCGTAACCTTCTGTCCTTTATATTTTGAGTTGGTGCCGTGTGCTTCAACATCGTTGACAATATCCGTAAGGGGGACGATAAGAGGGACGGATTCAACGACATCGGTATCCGGATCAGATTCTGCACATCCGCCAAAGATAAGAATAGCGAAGCAAGTACTTAAGGTTGTAAGAAGTTTCATCTAAGACGCCTTTCGGGACGATTTTCGCCAAGAAGTCCTCTGGCGAATCTGAACCATAATTATATTCTAACCGATTTTCGCAATGGCTCTCAAGCCTTTTTTCCCACTCGCAGCCATATCGAGGCATCAGAAAAATAAATTTGCATTTTTAAACTGGACATATTATTATATATAATGTAAATACAGATTAGTAGTATAGATTAGATGCACTCCCGTGAAAATCATAAGCATTAACGGATACGGAACCGACTGTCCAACAAAGGAGGCTAAATACACAGAGATCCCAAAAATCCGAGAAATCTGTGAAATCCGAGATTCAGACAATACGGACATGACATCACCTCAGCAGGAACATTGGAAAAAATGTTACACTTTCCGCCAAATTATTTTTTTCCAAAACGGAGAGATGCAGAAAAAGGGCTATAAACCCTTACGGCCACTGGGTTTTCTTCAGGTAGCCGTTATCCACCAAATGTTACACTGGTGTAACATTTTAACGTGATTATTTATTAATATGTTATAGTTATATCAACAAAACAATAGTTTCACAGTAACCCAGAAAATCACGAAATTCCCAAAGTGGTTCTAAACCCACATCCTGACTGGATTTATGAGCAATCGGACCGAGTCATCATTTTTACAATTTCACAGTAAACGCCAAAAAATGCGATGTCCTCTAAACCGCTCTCATCCCATACCACACCTACGTTTTGAGCGGGTCACATAGACCTTTTCTCAAATGCTTACTGTGAAATTTTCATATCTCTCTCACAGGGTCCTACTGTACTTCACTCCCACCACATCCGAGAGGTATTTGATGTTCCCATACAGGTTCCCATCACTCCATTCTTCCAACACGCCGCCGAAAGCTGAATGCCTCTGGGGAATACACTCCTTATGATTGACGTATCTTCACAGCCGTGATAACATATCCGCACGGAAGATACGAAATCTCTAAGGAGCCTCCGCATGAAACATCGCTATCTTTTCCTCGACCTACATCACGTCACCCGAATCGAAGGATTGTACCGCCGAATGCACCAACCGCAACGGCATCCCGAGAACCCCGTCTTGCGCGGCGAGCATCCGTGGGAGAGTGTCGCATCCCTCTACGGCACAGTCCTCTACGACCCGCAGGATTCGCTCTTCAAAATGTGGTATCTCACAGGACCTTACGTGGATGGGATGGTAAAAATCCGTCAACGGAACGCCCTCGGTAATGTGACGCTCCTCGCTTATGCCACTTCAACCGATGGCGTGCAGTGGGAAAAACCGATCTTAAATCAAGTCGATTTTGAAGGAAGCACCGCCAATAATCTTGTAGATGTCGGACGCACGAACTGCGAAGGCATGGCTGTTATCTACGACGCACACGAAACGGATCCTGCCCGTCGTTACAAAGGCTTTTATTGGGAACACGGCGGGATCGACACCTTCATCCAGCACGAAGGACGCACCATCTGGGGACATGGGGATGGAGACGGTATGTGGATGTCTTTTTCACCCGATGGTGTTCACTGGACGAACTGCGAAACCAATCCCGTTATTCCGCTGGGTAGCGATACAACCCAATCCTTGGTGTGGGATCCCAGCATACAGAAATACGTTGTCTTTGGGCGATTCGGGGCAGGTGGACGCAAAACCGCTCGTGCCGAGAGCCAGGACGCCGTTCACTTCAGCGAACCGGAACGCGTGTTTGAATGTGACGAGGTTGATGAGAAAGGCACACAAATTTACGGCATGCCCATCAATCTCTACGAAGGCATCTATCTCGGCATGATCTGGGTGTATCGTGAAGGCGTTGATGGCACGATTGACACATCCCTCGCCATGAGCCGTAATGGTATCAATTGGCAACGCGTCTTAGACCGTCAAACGTTCCTATCGCTCGGACGGGAGGGTAGTTGGGAAGACGGGATGGTGAGAATCAGCCAGAATTTCGTCACACGCGACGATCGCATCTATTTCTATTACGGCGGCGTGAATGGACCCCACACCGGCAGGAAATTCAAGCAGGTCGAACGGAAGCACAAATCCATGCTCGGCTTGGCGACATTGCGACGTGACGGGTTCGTCTCCCTCGATGCAGGTGAAACCGAGGGATCCATGTTGACAAAACCGTTGACGCTCAATGGTGAAGAATTGCATCTCAACGTCGATGCGAGTCAAGGCTATGTTATCGTTTCGGTCACCGATGATACGGGTGTGCCTTTAGAAAATTACACCTCTCAACAAATCGTTGGAAATCAATTGGACGCGGCGGTTAAATTTAACCGTTCACTGGAAGCACTCAAAGGAAAGGAACTCCGACTCCAGTTTCAAATCAGGAACGCGAGTCTATATTCCTATTGGTTCGCTTAGAGGGGGCATAATTTGTGGCGATTAGAAATATCCTATTCGATCTCGACGATACACTTATAATAGAGTATGCCTCCGCGGATGCCCCAACATCGTAAATCACCATCTGATAAAATTCTTTTTCACGTGATGTAACGTTTTATCTAAAAATTGTGTCTTTAATATTTTAACCCAAGTTGCTACTTACAAATTCTGGGGTGTTTTTGCTTGGGGTCTTTGATAGGGGTTTTTGCTTGGGCATTTCTGCGTATTTCTGCGTATTTCTGCGTATTTCCATAGGATTTTTTCAGATGCTGTTCTCACCCCGTATGAAGATTAAGAATTTAAACGGGTAATTCGAGACGTTCTATCAATAGTTTCCGATGATAGGTAGCGTTCCGTTCGTAGTAGTGCGATTCATCGCACGTTCTGTAGTCCAAGATTACCCAATTTATTTTTTAAACCCCATTAAGCGACATTAAATAATAAATTATCAATTTCTCATGTTTCCATTGGATGTGGCCCCCGTAGGGTGTTTTTGCTTGGGTGTTTCCCCTAGGGTTTCCCCGCCCGTCATCGTTGGACAATGTGCATATTTAATACTGAAAATTGCTTACGGGTGATATCTCTGTAGAATCTGACACGATATATCATATCCATCTTTACATGAATACTCTCGAAAAATAAGAAAGAATGTTCCGATGAGAAGCAAATTGTGCTCGATTTTAGCTACCCTTTTAGCAGTACTTGCTTTTGCACTAAACGCCTACGCCCAAGATTACACGCACTTGGGTTTACCCGAAGGCGCAAAAGCGCGTCTCGGTAAAGGCTTAATAACGGATGTTCAATATTCCCCAGATGGTTCACGTGTGGCGGTTGCGAGTTCTATCGGGATCTGGCTCTATGATGTCCAAACAGGTGAAGAACTTGACCGGCTCACGGGGTATACGGGTTGGGTGAATAGTGTGTCGTTTAGTCCCGATGGTCAGATGTTAGCGATCGGGAGTAATGACATAGCTGTTCGTTTATGGTCCATTGAGACAGGCACTTTGCGCATGCTCACGGAGCATACGGGTTGGGTGAATAGTGTGTCGTTTAGTCCGGATGGTGAGACACTAGCAAGTGGGAGTGGGGACAGTACGGTCGGTTTATGGGACGTTCATACAGGCACACGCCTCCGTACGCTCAGGGGACATACAGGTTGGGTGAACAGTGTGTCGTTTAGTCCGGATGGTGAGAAGCTGGCAAGTGGAAGTAAGGATGAGACGATCCGTTTATGGTCTGTAGGAAAAGGTGTTTCCCTGTGCACGCTTGAGGAGCAGACGGATTGGGTCGAGAACGTATCGTTTAGTCCGGATGGTGAGACGTTGGCAAGTGGAAGTTCAGATGGGACGGTTCGTTTATATTCTGTAGGAACAGGTGCTCCGCTGCGCACGTTTGAGGGACATACGGGTTGGGTCAGGGGTGTATCGTTTAGTCCGGATGGAGAGACACTGGCAAGTGGAAGTTCAGACGGTACGGTGCGTTTATGGTCTGTCGGGACAGGCACGACCCTTCGCATGCTCACGGGGCATACAAGTTGGATTTATAGTATATCGTTTAGTCCGGATGGAGAGACACTGGCAATTGCGGGTGATAACGATGCCATCCGTTTATGGTCTGTTAAGACCGGCGCACTCGTCCGCACGTTTGAGGGACATACGAGTTGGGTCAGGGGTGTATCTTTTAGTCCGGATGGTGAGACGCTGGCAAGTGCGAGTAATGACGGGACAGCGCGTTTATGGTCTGTTGAGACAGGTGCTTCCCTGCACACGCTCGAGGGGCATACGAGTTGGGTCGCAAGCGTGTCGTTTAGTCCTGATGGTCGAACGTTGGCGAGTGGAAGTGGTGGGGACGGTACAGTTCGTTTATGGTCTGTTAGCACAGGCGCACTCGTCCGCACGTTCAAAGGAAATAGGCATTCGGGCGACAACGTATCGTTTAGTCCGGATGGTGAGACGCTCGCACGTGGGGATGATGACAGTACCATTCGTCTATGGTCTGTTAGCACGGGCGATCTCCTTCACACGCTCGAGGGGCATAGGGATTGGGTCGAAGGTGTATCGTTTAGTCCGGATGGAGAGACGCTGGCAAGTGGAAGTGGGGACGGTACCGTGCGTTTATGGTCTGTTAAGACCGGCGCACTCGTCCGCACGCTCGAGGGGCATGCGGATCGGGTATGGAGCGTATCGTTTAGTCCGGATGGTCAGATGCTGGCAAGTGCAGGGGATGACGAGACAGTGCGTTTATGGACTGTTAGTACAGGTACCCCGCTTCGCACGTTCAGAGGGCATACGAATCGGATCGAAAGTGTGTCGTTTAGTCCGGATGGTAGGACGTTGGCAAGTGGGAGTGG
It contains:
- a CDS encoding AAA family ATPase, with the translated sequence MQQRIIDPPEDQWNRLPTPLTPGEREVFELFKEVLPLEWEMYIQPHLNGLRPDLVLLNPYAGIAVFEIKDWSLNTLQYSIRYNWKTQSPINQIKLYEEEIFNLYCPRLDDRYGKAVISAGLIFTRIPQAEVDRLLNPFRDGSMRKYQERYPLSGSKHVAQSNVDALFPEYKKWGKQRQSRTMSENTANDLRGWLKEPAFSKEQREPLGLNDRQFRIATEPTQGRYRKVRGPAGSGKSQALAARAAVLASEGKRVLVCTFNITLMNYLRDIVARHARELATQSGESPRFIRQQVEFRHFHGWCKRICTLSGRENDYFQLWRRFSEEAVLDEQMAKLVLQIYADPSVLDVLPIYDAILVDEGQDYNKDWWQTLRAAVEPDGEMLLVADKTQNIYGTDVTWLDGSLRGTGISSSWYNLETSYRLPPEIVPILEDFANHFLVPSGVEVDIPKQVELGFNPPIELRWVQVSSVSSIAEICFVEAREQMKCLGNDTAIPDIIFLTPRNDTGIVFVEKCEEKRVRVLSTFGQKDQELDPLRQRDRKLHKYENSRRKKLAFFLGDARIKATTLHSFKG
- a CDS encoding transposase, coding for MRKPTRIFFKECSEILRLYGVEISVAQRGRPGENGYAERLIRTLKEEEVHLNDYHDIHEAREHIGHFITDIYNQKRPHSALGYLTPMEFQRKNLS
- a CDS encoding formylglycine-generating enzyme family protein, producing MFRIFSILMASFLVVYSNGCDAEEVEVEKEMPVNLVSVIPSPGLDNEIEPNATITLSFDGTPTDVTSTAGKVTISDKTVLIDGPFTPGPLEITVTWADGTQKLNYTVFVPAVPQGMVLIPAGEFQMGSNDAKANVDEQPVHTVYVDAFYMDETEVTNAEYQKFVLENPDWQKGRVLIKFQNLPVRFQDTLYLKLWDGNDYPSDKGDHPVTYINWYAAVAYAKWAGKRLPTEAEWERAARGGLVGKKYPHGDTLTLTDANYLEGGFDTALGTTPVGTYPPNAYGLYDMAGNVWEWCLDKYDAEFYASLPNNATAQNPFSDENTVEWVMNNFEDVFAPRVWRGGSWRHPALLVRGTYRGWIAPSLPIVAGFSGFRCVKDLPR
- a CDS encoding T9SS type A sorting domain-containing protein, with protein sequence MRSKLCSILATLLAVLAFALNAYAQDYTHLGLPEGAKARLGKGLITDVQYSPDGSRVAVASSIGIWLYDVQTGEELDRLTGYTGWVNSVSFSPDGQMLAIGSNDIAVRLWSIETGTLRMLTEHTGWVNSVSFSPDGETLASGSGDSTVGLWDVHTGTRLRTLRGHTGWVNSVSFSPDGEKLASGSKDETIRLWSVGKGVSLCTLEEQTDWVENVSFSPDGETLASGSSDGTVRLYSVGTGAPLRTFEGHTGWVRGVSFSPDGETLASGSSDGTVRLWSVGTGTTLRMLTGHTSWIYSISFSPDGETLAIAGDNDAIRLWSVKTGALVRTFEGHTSWVRGVSFSPDGETLASASNDGTARLWSVETGASLHTLEGHTSWVASVSFSPDGRTLASGSGGDGTVRLWSVSTGALVRTFKGNRHSGDNVSFSPDGETLARGDDDSTIRLWSVSTGDLLHTLEGHRDWVEGVSFSPDGETLASGSGDGTVRLWSVKTGALVRTLEGHADRVWSVSFSPDGQMLASAGDDETVRLWTVSTGTPLRTFRGHTNRIESVSFSPDGRTLASGSGDGTVLLWELVPVPSKTEKIAADVNSDGIVDITDLVLIASNFGKMGENVADVNDNGVVNIVDLVFAAAAMGDAAATPLAWHRALEFAHTRVEVEQWVHQARQLNVTEPILQRGILMLELLLAALTPIQTALLPNYPNPFNPETWIPYQLAEPADVNISIYSTDGRLVWTLAVGHQPVGIYKSHSRAAYWDGRNTQGESVASGVYFYTLTADNFTTTRKMLILR